In Elaeis guineensis isolate ETL-2024a chromosome 1, EG11, whole genome shotgun sequence, a genomic segment contains:
- the LOC105038204 gene encoding uncharacterized protein, with protein MRIPLPPDLECASCAHELVYKYLPDDLHTHPPISPCHSLLARQQGIMKRTTGSHVLLPLLFLLVIILSVHTTRASRLLQQPEPGRQDVRVDDLPLPGHAAEMEEKYSWELMGLHECKEEDEECLKRRMISEAHLDYIYTQRHKTYKKRDTSP; from the exons ATGCGGATTCCTCTTCCCCCTGATCTCGAGTGCGCTAGCTGTGCGCATGAACTCGTGTATAAATATCTCCCAGATGACCTACACACCCACCCGCCCATCTCCCCTTGCCACAGTTTGCTAGCTAGGCAGCAAGGAATCATGAAACGTACCACTGGTTCCCATGTGCTGcttcccctcctcttcctcctcgtcATTATCCTCTCCGTCCATACAACAAGAGCTTCTCGTCTCCTCCAACAGCCAGAACCTG GACGACAAGATGTGAGGGTTGATGATCTTCCACTACCGGGTCATGCAGCAGAGATGGAGGAAAAATATTCTTGGGAG TTGATGGGACTGCACGAGTgtaaggaagaagatgaggaatGCTTGAAGAGGAGGATGATCTCTGAGGCCCATTTGGACTACATCTACACGCAGCGCCATAAGACATATAAAAAGAGGGACACCTCACCTTGA